The genomic DNA GGTAACCAGGGCCAGAAAACACCTGATATTATCCCTGCATCACGAGTCAGCCGGATTCGGCACCAGCCAGTTTAATAAGGTCTCGCGCTTCCTGGAATGCCCTGAGCTGTTGTCCAAGCTTGAACAGAATGTATCCTTAGACCCTGAAGATGACTACGATATCTAAAGCCCAGATATATGTTGTCGAGGCCTCAGCCGGCTCTGGCAAAACCTATGCCCTGGCAAAGCAATACCTGCGCCTTTTGATCGGCCCCGGGCTAAAACCCGGGGAGATCCCTTTGCGCTCCATCCTGGCGATCACCTTTACCAATAAAGCGGCCGTAGAAATGAAGGAACGGATCCTGGAATTCCTGAAGAAGATCGCTTTTAACCAATTCAGGGACCCCGGGGAGAAAAAAGAGATATTATCCTTCCTGGAGACCGGCGAAGAGGCGGCCAGGGAAAAGGCGTTCCTGGTGATGGACGAGATCATCCGGAACTATAATTTTTTCCAGGTCCAGACCATCGACAGTTTTATAAACGCGATCCTTTCCGGGTGCGCGTTCAAACTGAACCTTTCCGCCGGGTTCAAGATCAAGACCAATTATGACGAATATTTGAGTTTCTGCCTGGATAAATTGATCGACCGCGCAGCCGGCAATAATGAGGTAATGGCGGTTTTTGAGGGGTACCTGCGCCAGTATTTATACCTGGAGAACAAAGCCGGATGGCTGCCGAAGAAAGATATCCTGGATACGCTGGCAAAGATGTTAAACGACAGCAATGTTTACGGGAAAGGATTTACCGGCTACAGCTTGAAGGATAAAAACAGCCTGTTCGTTGCCAGAAGAAACCTTATCGGGCTGATGACTGAATTACGCGATAATGAACCTGACGGGACGAACCAGTCGGTATTTAAAGCTTTTCGGAACAAGCTGGACAAATACGGGGAGAGCCTGAATATCGAGGAGCTTTCCCGGTCGTTTATTGCGAAGGAATTCCCGATCCGTAAAAATTACCAGGCCCCGGAAAAGACCGCCCTGCTATGGGCGCGGATCCGCAAAGAGATCGGGGAGCTGTTCGAACTGGAAGCCCTGGCGCTTTTAAACTGCTATATAGATATTTTCAAGCTTTTCTACGGTGAATTATTATCCGCGGCGGGAAAGGATGACGTGGTTTTCCTGGCGGAGCTTAACCGCAAGGCCAGGGTATTGTTCGATGAGCAGGGAATAACAGTGCCTGAGCTGTATTACCGCCTGGCCACCCGTTTTCGGCACTACCTGATCGACGAATTCCAGGACACCAGCGCATTACAGTGGAAAAACCTTTTTTTGATGGTGGAAGAGGCTTTATCAACCGGCGGAAGCCTGTTTTACGTAGGGGACAAAAAACAGGCTATATTCCGGTTCCGGGGCGGGGATACCCGGCTTTTTGACGGCCTGCAGAGCCAATTTCAGAATTTTCCGGTAAAACGTTCGTATTTAAGCGATAATTACCGCAGCTGTTTTGCTATCGTCGATTTTAATAACCGGGTATTTTCCCTGGATAACCTCAAGCGTTTCCTGCAGGAAAAAGATGCGCAGGAAGAAACAAAAAAAAGCGGGTTAACTCTAACCGCTTCCGAAGCCGCGGATATCCTGGCGGTTTTTGACTGCTCCGCTCAAAAGTCCCAGGTTAAAAGCTCGGGATATGTCCGGATCGAGCGGGTGGATGCCCAGGCAGGCGAAGATACAGGCGATATTATACGGGTTAAGTGCGTTGAATTGATCCGTGAATTGTCCGCCAGGCTGAACGGATACCGCAATATCGCCATACTCTGCCGGACCAACCGCCAGATCGAGGAGATCACCTCCTGGCTGGGATTGGAGCATATCCCGGTTGAGTCCGAAAAAACCCTGAACATCCGCAGCCATGGCCTGATCAAGGAAATAATTTCATTCCTAAAGTTCCTGAACTCTCCCATCGACGATCTTTCCTTCGCCTCGTTTATTCTCGGCGACATATTCACGCGGGCCGGCGGTATCAGTAAAGAAGAAATAAGCGGTTTTATTTTTTCGGCGCATCGCGACCGGCAGAGCAAAGCCAGGGATGTTTATCTGTACCGGGAATTCCGCAGGCGTTACCCGGGGATATGGGATGAGTTTATTGAGGAATTCTTCAAAGGCGTAGGGTTTATCCCGATTTACGAACTGGTCATAACCATATTTTCCCGATTCAGGATAACGGAGAGGTTCCGGGACGCGCAGGGATTTATAATGCGCTTCCTGGAAATGATAAAGAACCGGGTCAACGAGGAGAACGCGAGCATAGGATCATTCCTGGAATATTTCGAATCCGGGCATAACGAAGATATGTATTTAAACATCTCTTCGGCGGACGC from Candidatus Omnitrophota bacterium includes the following:
- a CDS encoding UvrD-helicase domain-containing protein produces the protein MTTISKAQIYVVEASAGSGKTYALAKQYLRLLIGPGLKPGEIPLRSILAITFTNKAAVEMKERILEFLKKIAFNQFRDPGEKKEILSFLETGEEAAREKAFLVMDEIIRNYNFFQVQTIDSFINAILSGCAFKLNLSAGFKIKTNYDEYLSFCLDKLIDRAAGNNEVMAVFEGYLRQYLYLENKAGWLPKKDILDTLAKMLNDSNVYGKGFTGYSLKDKNSLFVARRNLIGLMTELRDNEPDGTNQSVFKAFRNKLDKYGESLNIEELSRSFIAKEFPIRKNYQAPEKTALLWARIRKEIGELFELEALALLNCYIDIFKLFYGELLSAAGKDDVVFLAELNRKARVLFDEQGITVPELYYRLATRFRHYLIDEFQDTSALQWKNLFLMVEEALSTGGSLFYVGDKKQAIFRFRGGDTRLFDGLQSQFQNFPVKRSYLSDNYRSCFAIVDFNNRVFSLDNLKRFLQEKDAQEETKKSGLTLTASEAADILAVFDCSAQKSQVKSSGYVRIERVDAQAGEDTGDIIRVKCVELIRELSARLNGYRNIAILCRTNRQIEEITSWLGLEHIPVESEKTLNIRSHGLIKEIISFLKFLNSPIDDLSFASFILGDIFTRAGGISKEEISGFIFSAHRDRQSKARDVYLYREFRRRYPGIWDEFIEEFFKGVGFIPIYELVITIFSRFRITERFRDAQGFIMRFLEMIKNRVNEENASIGSFLEYFESGHNEDMYLNISSADAVKVMSVHKAKGLGFDAVIIPFLEINPEISAGQDKRPYAVYPEQGELRLLKLNKNYLQFSEFLAGVYRAEYRRSLIDELNNAYVAFTRARSELYCFIPPKSANSYNLANLLITEELLESGEKNRISREDANISVKTLDIPPLRYASWIPVLKDEFVQVSELDNRQRLREGEYSHAVLSYIPNLVDKDVSLQKALKMAIGKADPLFEDITDLVGLKKKIRLTLDSPGLAQFFREEGAKVYTEKEFVNAQGQTKRIDRMIVTANQVLLADYKSSKEERGSGIIQMREYIRMVKQLYPGKTVRGSLIYLSDATHEEVDG